The stretch of DNA CGCTCCGGCCCGGAAGGCTCGGCCCGGAAGGCTCGGCCCGGACCCTCGTTCCGGCCCGTCCCCGTGGATCCGTCAGGTCGGCTGTTCCCTCGGCCACAGCGTGGGGTCGGGCACGAACCGTACGAGCAGTTCCCCCTCGCGCAGTCCCGCCCCGGCGACGGCGCAGCGGCGCAGGACGGACGGGAGGGCGACGATCCGGCGGAACGGGCCCGCCGTGACGACGAGTTCGTCGCCCCTGCGTACCAGGTCGAGGTCGTCGCGGGTGGCGCCGGGCAGCGGGATGTGCCAGACCAGCGTGCCCCCTTCGGGGTCCTCCTCCGCGCGCCGGTCGGTGAGCCGCCAGGGCCCGGCCGTGGCCGCCCCGGGCACGGCGAAGGCCGCGTGCGGCGCCGCGCCGGGGCCTCCGGCGTGGGCGGCGAGTTCCGCGAGGTCGTCGGCGCCCCTGGGGTCGTGGCCGAGGTGGCGCAGTTCGCTCAGGGGCAGTTCCCCCGCCCTCCATTCGGCGAGTGTCTTCTCCTGTTGCGCGGCGACGCGGGAGAACCAGGGGCCCTCCTCGTCGGGGCCACCGCCGGGCAGTACCCGGTTGGCGATCAGCGCGTCGGCGCGCAGCCCGTACAGCGCGAGGCCGGTGCGGGCGGTGCGTACGGCCTCGGCCCCCGCGGGTCCCGGTTCCGCGACGAGCCGCACGGTGGTCCCCGGGTCGGCGAGTACGGTCTCGACCGCGGCCAGCTCGGCGTCCCACCGGGCGGCGGTGGAGTAGAGCCAGTCGGCGGGCATGGGCACCCCGGCGAGCTTGCCGAGCAGGGGCCGCAGGGCGCGGGCGGCCTGGCGTTCGGGCGGGAGCAGTCTGCGCAGGTAGCGGCGGAGCTCCTCGGGGAGCGCCAGCGTGGCGAGCGCGGTGGGGGTGGCCGGCAGGTCCACGACGACCAGCTCGGCGCCGTGGGTGTGGGCGTCGCGCAGGGCCCGCAGCAGCGCCAGTTCACCGGCGCCGGGCAGCGGGGTCAGCTCGTCGCCGTCGAGCCGCGAGGCGCCCAGCATGTCGAGTGCGGTGCCCGCGCGGTCCTGGAGGGCGAGCAGGTCGTCGCGGAAGCGTTGGTCGGAGCCGAGGCGGGCCGCGAGCAGCCCCGGGGCGATCTCCGCGGGCGGTCCCACCGGTACGGCGCGGCCGAGCGCGTCCTGGAGGGAGCCGCCTCGGTCGGCGCCGAGCAGCAGGGTTCGGGTGGAGCGGCGTGCGGCGGCGAGGGCGATGGCGGCGGCGACCGTGGAGCGGCCCGCTCCGCCGGGTCCTGTGACGAGGACCGTACGCATGGACACGTTCTTTTGGATGGCCGGGCTCTCTTAGTGGGTGCCGCCGTCGCCGGACGGCCGCTCCTGGGCGGTGTCCGATGCGCCGGGGCCCTCATTGGGGCCCTCCTCGACGCGCTTCTTCAGCCCGGCCAGCGCGCGGTCGGTGATGACCTTCTCGGCCTTGCGCTTGATCATGCCGAGCATCGGGATCTTGACGTCGACGGTGAGCTGGTAGGTGACCTCGGTGCCCGCGCCGACCGCACGCAGCCGGTAGGAGCCGTCCAGGGAGCGCAGCATCTGCGACTTGACCAGGGTCCAGCTCACCTCTTCGGAGCTGATCCAGGTGTAGGCGAGGGTCTGGTCGTCCTTGATGGCTCCCGCGTCCATCACCAGCCGGACCTGTTCGGCGCGGCCCTGTCCGTCGGTGGCCAGGATGTCGGCCTCCTTGACCTCACCCGTCCAGTCCGGGTAGCGCGCGAAGTCGGCGATCACACCCATGACGTCGGCAGGAGCGGCCTCGATGGTGATGCTTGAGCTGGTGTGTTCCGCCATCGCCGTGGCTCCTCCAGTGAAAACCGGTCGGTGGGACTGGTCGGTGTGAATGGGGATCGGTGTGAACGGGGAGATGTCTTCAACCTCCCCCGGGGGTCCTGAATGGCGTGTGGCCGCCGCGTGAAGGCTACCGCGCACGGCGCCTTCACCATTCCAGGGCCCACGGCCTCCCCGTGGAGGCGAAGTGGCCGACGTTCACGCACTCGGTGGGGCCGATCCGCACCCGCCGGGCGAGCGGCTGGTGGACGTGGCCGAAGAGGGAGTAGCGCGGGCGGGTCTTCCTGATGGCCGCGAGCAGCGCGCGGCTGCCCCGTTCGAAGCGGCGGGCCACGGTGTCGTAGACCAGTTCGGGGATCTCCGGCGGGATGTGGGTGCAGAGGACGTCGACCTCGCCGAGGGCCTCGATCTTCGCCGCGTACTCCTCGTCGCTGATCTCGAAGGGGGTACGCATGGGGGTGCGCAGCCCGCCGCCGACGAAGCCGAAGACGCGGCCCGCGATCTCCACCCGCTCCCCGTCGAGGACGGTGGTGCCGGGGCGGGCGAACTCGGGCCACAGGGTGGGCAGATCGACGTTGCCGTAGGTGGCGTAGGTGGGGGTGGGGAAGGCGGCGAACAGTTCCGTGTACTGCCCCCGCACGGCGCGTTCGACGGCCGGGCCCGGTGCCTCGCCCAGTTCCGCCCAGAGCGCGCGGCCGAACTCTCCGGCCTCGGCGAAGCGTCGCGCGGTGCGCAGTTCGACGAGGCGGTCGGCGTTCGCGGTGCCGAAGAGGTCGGGGAAGATGCCGTGCGAGTGGTCGGCGTAGTCGAGGAACATGACGAGGTCCCCGAGACAGATCAGGGCGTCGGCACCGTCCCCGGCCGTGGCCAGGTCCCGCACGTTGCCGTGCACATCGCTCACGACGTGGATCCGCGTGCGTCCTCCGGACGTTCGCGCCTCCGTCTCCCCTGGCTCTGCCCCTGCCGCGCCCGTATGCATACGGACCAGGGTATGCGGCTGCCCGAGGCCGGTGTAAGGGCCACCTGCGAGCGGCGCCCGCACCGGGGTGGAAGCGGGCAGACCCGGCCGGACCTGCGGTTACTTCTCAGTCATATGCCGTGTGGACTAGTCTGCGCGAAGCGCCGTAACACCGTGTGACGCACCGAACAACTTCGCGGGGCCCCCTATCGAAAAGCCTTTACCGATGGGTAACGTCCGGGCAGTCCAGCCGTGCTCACCCCACTGAGCACCGCCCGATCTTGGACCGCCGGTACGCCCCACACGTCACGGTGCCGGCGTCCTATGAGGAGCAGCAGTCTTGCGCGAGTTCAGCCTTCCGGCCCTGTACGAGGTCCCCGCGGACGGCAATCTGACCGACATCGTCCGCCGCAACGCCGTGCGCCATCCGGACGTCGCCGTACTCGGCCGCAAGGTGGACGGCGGCTGGCAGGACGTCACCGCCCGCGTCTTCCAGAACGAAGTGCGGGCGGCGGCCAAGGGGCTGATCGCCTCCGGTGTGCGGGCGGGTGACCGGGTGGCCCTGATGTCACGCACCCGCTACGAGTGGACCCTGCTCGACTTCGCCATCTGGAGCGCGGGCGCCGTGACGGTACCGGTCTACGAGACCAGCTCCGCCGAACAGGTCCAGTGGATTCTGGAGGACTCCGGCGCGGTGGCCTGCCTGGTGGAGACCGATACGCACGCGGCCGTACTCGACTCCCTGCGCGAGCGGCTGCCCGACCTCGCGCGGGTCTGGCAGATCGACAGGGACGGCGTCGCGGAGCTGGGCAGGGCGGGCGCGGACCTCTCCGACGAGGCCGTCGAGGAGCGCTCCTCGGTGGCGGGCGCGGACGATCCCGCCACCCTCGTCTACACCTCGGGCACCACGGGCCGCCCCAAGGGCTGTGTGCTTACCCACCGTAGTTTCTTCGCGGAGTGCGGGAACGTGGTGGAACGGCTCAAACCCCTCTTCCGTACGGGCGAGTGTTCTGTACTCCTCTTCCTCCCCGTCGCCCATGTCTTCGGGCGGCTGGTCGAGGTGGCGGCGCTGATGGCGCCGATCAAGCTGGGCCACGCCCCTGACGTGAAGAACCTGACGGACGAGCTGGCCTCGTTCCGTCCGACGCTCATCCTCGGCGTGCCCCGGGTCTTCGAGAAGGTCTACAACGCGGCGCGCGCCAAGGCCCGGGCCGACGGCAAGGGCAGGATCTTCGACCGGGCCGCGGACACCGCCATCGCCTACAGCCGGGCGCTCGACACACCGGCGGGCCCCTCGCTCGGTTTGCGGATCCGCCACCGGGTCCTCGACAAGCTGGTCTACGGCAAGCTGCGCGCGGTACTCGGCGGGCGGGGGGAGTACGCGATCTCCGGCGGGGCTCCCCTGGGGGAGCGGCTGGGCCACTTCTTCCGAGGGATCGGTTTCACCGTGCTGGAGGGGTACGGCCTCACGGAGTCCTGCGCGGCGACCGCCTTCAACCCCTGGGACCGGCAGAAGATCGGCACCGTCGGCCAGCCGCTGCCCGGTTCCGTGGTGCGGATCGCGGACGACGGCGAGGTGCTGCTGCACGGCGAGCACCTCTTCGCGCGGTACTGGAACAACGAGGCCGCGACCGCTGAGGCGCTGGCGGACGCCTGGTTCCACACCGGTGACATAGGGACGCTCGACGAGGACGGCTATCTCGCGATCACCGGCCGCAAGAAGGAGATCATCGTCACCGCGGGCGGCAAGAACGTGGCGCCCGCGGTCATGGAGGACCGTGTCCGCGCGCACGCGCTGGTCGCGGAGTGCATGGTGGTCGGCGACGGCAGGCCGTTCGTGGGCGCGCTGATCACCCTCGACGGCGAGTTCCTCGGCCGCTGGGCGGAGGAACACGGCAAACCCGCCGACGCCACCCCGGCGTCGCTGCGCGAGGATCCCGAGCTGCTCGCGGAGATCCAGCGGGCGGTGGACGACGGCAACGCGGCGGTCTCCAAGGCCGAGTCGGTACGTAAGTTCCGGGTGCTCGCCGCGGAGTTCACCGAGGATTCCGGGCACCTCACCCCGTCGCTGAAGCTCAAGCGCAATGTGGTGGCGAAGGATTACGCGGGCGATATCGAGGCCCTCTACCACGGCTGACCGGTGCGCGACATGAACAGGCCGCGCGACGCGAAGCCTCGGGTCCGCGGGGGGCGTCGCCCCGCGGACCGCCACTCAGAGCAGCTCCCGCAACTTCCCCGCCAGCAGGTCCCAGCGCCACTTCTCCTCGACCCAGGCCCTGCCCCGCTCCCCCATGCGGCGGCGCAGCTCCGCGTCGCCGAGCAGGGTGACGATCCGGTCGGCCGCCTCCTCCGAACTGCCGCCGCGCACCACCCAGCCGGTCTCGCCGTCGAGTACGGCGTCGGGTGCGCCTCCGGAGTCGCCCGCCACCACGGGCAGCCCCGTCGCGGAGGCCTCCAGATAGACGATGCCGAGCCCTTCGACGTCCAGGCCGCCGCGCCGGGTGCGGCACGGCATCGCGAAGACGTCACCCGCGCCGTAGTGGGCGGGCAGCAGCGCCCAGGGCACGGCGCCGGTGAACCGTACGGAATCGGCCACTCCCGTACGGTCCGCCAGTCTCCGCAGCTCCTTCTCGTACGGGCCGCCGCCGACGATCAGCAGCACGGTGTCGGGCCGGGCGGCCAGGATCCGTTTCATGGCGAGGATCAACGTGTCCTGGCCCTTGCGGGGCACGAGCCGCGAGACACAGACCACCACGGGCCGGTCGGTGAGACCGAGCCCCGCCCGGATCTCCGCGCCCCCGGAGGCCGGGTGGAAGGTCTTCTCGTCCACACCGGGCGGGAGTTGGACCATGCGGGCGGCGGCCTCCGGGCTGAAGGCCCCCGCGATACGGGATCGGGTGTACTCGCCGAGATAGGTGACGGTGTCCGTCGACTCGCCGATCCTGCGCAGCAGCTGACGGGCGGCGGGGAGCTGCGCCCAGCCTGCCTCGTGGCCGTGGGTGGTGGCGACCAGCCGCCGCGCGCCCGCCTCGCGCAGCGCCGGGGCCATCAGGCCGAGGGGCGCCGCCGCCCCGAACCACACCGACGTACAGCCGTGTTCCCGCAGCAGCCGTACGGCCCGCCGGGTGACGCGCGGAGTGGGCAGCAGCATGGTGGTGCGGTCGCGTACGACGGTGAAGGGCTGTTCGGCGTCGAAGGCGGCGGTGGCGTCGGCGCCCTCCTGGCCGCGCTTCCAGGTGGAGGCGTAGACGACCAGTTGTTCCGGGTCGAGGCGGAGCGCCATGTTGTGCAGGAACGCCTGGATGCCGCCCGGCCTCGGCGGAAAGTCGTTGGTCACGATCAGGGTCTTGTGCATCGTCGCAGACAGTACCGAACCCGGTCACCGGGCCGGTCCCCGCACGGCTCGGGCGGCGTGCCCGGCCGCGCCTCATGGCCTTCGTACACAAGTTCTGGGCATCATGACTGATTCAGTGGCAAGACCGAAGGGTAGAGCGCGGCACTCCGGCCGCGTACGGCGAACGGACGAGGTGGGCATGGCGGGCAGGGCGGCGGGGCCGTCGGTGGTACGGACCCTGGCGGTGTGGGCCCTGACAAGGGCGGTGCTCATGCTCTGCGTCCTCAAAGTACTCACCGTGCCGGGTCCCGATGTGACCAGCGATGTGTCAGTGATCTACCGGAACTGGTTCGACATCCTGCGCACAGGAACGTTCCCCCTCGGTGATGTCACCTGGCAGTACCCGCCGGGCGCGGCCCTGCCGATACTCTCCCCCGGGCTGCTGCCTTCCGTCGGATACGCGGAGGCGTTCTTCGCCCTCGTCCTGATCTGCGACGCCCTGGTGATGGCGGCGCTCCTGTACGCGGCGCACGGTCGCGGCAGACGCTCCGCCGGTGTCTGGGTGTGGGTGGTGGGCGTACCGCTGCTGGGCCCGACCGTCTACGCCCGCTACGACGTGATGGTGACCGCCGTGGCCGTGGCCGCGCTCCTCGCGGGCTCCAGGCACCCCCGGGTCATGGGCGCGCTGACGGCCTTCGGCGCGATGCTGAAGGTGTGGCCGGTCCTGCTGCTGATCGGTACGGCGCGGCGGGAGGCGACCAGGCGTTCCTGGGGCACGGCCGTGCTGGTGGCGCTGGGGCTGCTCGGGGTGTTCGCCCTCTCCATGCCGGGATCGCTGTCCTTCCTGACCTTCCAGCGCGAGCGCGGCACCGAGGTGGAGTCGCTCGGCTCACTCGTCTTCCATGTGGCGCGCCGCTTCGGCTGGCAGGGGACGGTGCAGTTCCACTACGGCTCCGTGGAGTTCGTCGGGCCCTACGTGCCGCTGGTGAGCACCCTCGCCCAGCTCCTCTCCGTGGTGGCGCTCGGCTGGCTGGTGGTCTGGCGGCTGCGGGCCCGCGTCTGGACGCCGAGCACACTGGCGGACGCGGGCTTCACCGCGGTCCTGCTGTTCACGGCGACCAGCAGGGTGATCAGCCCGCAGTACATGGTGTGGCTGGTGGGGTGCGCGGCGGTCTGTCTGCTCTTCCGCTCCAGCCGGATGGGGCCGCCGGCCTGTCTGATACTGGCCGCGACGGCGGTGACGCTGCTGGAGTTCCCGATCTGGTTCGGCCATGTGGTGGGCAGCGACGACCTGGGCATCACCCTGCTCTTCGTACGCAACGGACTGCTGGTCACCGCTGCCGTGATCGCCTGCCTCCGGCTGTGGCGTCAGACGGTGACCGAACCCGCCGCGTCGGAGGCCTCCGACGCGGTGGCACCCGCGCGGGGAGCGGCCGAGGGCAGAGACGATCTCGTCGAGACGTGAGGCGGACGGTGACGCGTCCCGCCTCCGGGCCCGGGGTCAACTCCCCAGCTGCTCCCGCACGTAGTCCCGCCACTGCGCGGTGAACTCCTCCGTGCCGGTGCCGAGTACGTCACGCAGCGCGGCCTCGACGGCGCCGGTTCTTTCCTCGTGCGCGCCGACCGCCGCGTAGAAGTCCCGCAGCTTCGCCTCGCCCCACTGTTCCGCGATCATCCGGCAGGCCAGCCAGCCGCCCTCGTACGCCTGGGCCAGTCTGTCGGCGTCCGAGGCGAAACCGAACTCCTTGTCGTCGGGGAGGGCGGCGGGCAGCCGCCCCGACCGGACCGCCGTGTGGAGTTCGGGGGCGGCCTGCGCCGCGGTGCGCCCCGTCCCCCGGTAGCCCGACCAGTCGGCGAACCCCTCGGAGAGCCACAGCGGTGTCGCGGCGGAGGTCTGCGCGCGGGTGGCGACGTGGGTGGCCTCGTGGGTGAGGACGACCTGTTTACCCAGGTCACCGAGGACGCCGTACGCCTCGGGGTTGACCACGATCCGGTCGGCCGGGGTCTTGGCTGTCCCGCCGACCTCGCCCGTGGTGACCGCGGCGATCCCCCGGTAGTCCGACGCGGGCGCGCCGAGCAGCGAGGCCATCCCCTGGAGCGAGGCGGGCACGAGGACGACCAGGC from Streptomyces tsukubensis encodes:
- a CDS encoding AMP-dependent synthetase/ligase — its product is MREFSLPALYEVPADGNLTDIVRRNAVRHPDVAVLGRKVDGGWQDVTARVFQNEVRAAAKGLIASGVRAGDRVALMSRTRYEWTLLDFAIWSAGAVTVPVYETSSAEQVQWILEDSGAVACLVETDTHAAVLDSLRERLPDLARVWQIDRDGVAELGRAGADLSDEAVEERSSVAGADDPATLVYTSGTTGRPKGCVLTHRSFFAECGNVVERLKPLFRTGECSVLLFLPVAHVFGRLVEVAALMAPIKLGHAPDVKNLTDELASFRPTLILGVPRVFEKVYNAARAKARADGKGRIFDRAADTAIAYSRALDTPAGPSLGLRIRHRVLDKLVYGKLRAVLGGRGEYAISGGAPLGERLGHFFRGIGFTVLEGYGLTESCAATAFNPWDRQKIGTVGQPLPGSVVRIADDGEVLLHGEHLFARYWNNEAATAEALADAWFHTGDIGTLDEDGYLAITGRKKEIIVTAGGKNVAPAVMEDRVRAHALVAECMVVGDGRPFVGALITLDGEFLGRWAEEHGKPADATPASLREDPELLAEIQRAVDDGNAAVSKAESVRKFRVLAAEFTEDSGHLTPSLKLKRNVVAKDYAGDIEALYHG
- a CDS encoding glycosyltransferase family 4 protein; translation: MHKTLIVTNDFPPRPGGIQAFLHNMALRLDPEQLVVYASTWKRGQEGADATAAFDAEQPFTVVRDRTTMLLPTPRVTRRAVRLLREHGCTSVWFGAAAPLGLMAPALREAGARRLVATTHGHEAGWAQLPAARQLLRRIGESTDTVTYLGEYTRSRIAGAFSPEAAARMVQLPPGVDEKTFHPASGGAEIRAGLGLTDRPVVVCVSRLVPRKGQDTLILAMKRILAARPDTVLLIVGGGPYEKELRRLADRTGVADSVRFTGAVPWALLPAHYGAGDVFAMPCRTRRGGLDVEGLGIVYLEASATGLPVVAGDSGGAPDAVLDGETGWVVRGGSSEEAADRIVTLLGDAELRRRMGERGRAWVEEKWRWDLLAGKLRELL
- a CDS encoding metallophosphoesterase family protein; amino-acid sequence: MHTGAAGAEPGETEARTSGGRTRIHVVSDVHGNVRDLATAGDGADALICLGDLVMFLDYADHSHGIFPDLFGTANADRLVELRTARRFAEAGEFGRALWAELGEAPGPAVERAVRGQYTELFAAFPTPTYATYGNVDLPTLWPEFARPGTTVLDGERVEIAGRVFGFVGGGLRTPMRTPFEISDEEYAAKIEALGEVDVLCTHIPPEIPELVYDTVARRFERGSRALLAAIRKTRPRYSLFGHVHQPLARRVRIGPTECVNVGHFASTGRPWALEW
- a CDS encoding SRPBCC family protein — protein: MAEHTSSSITIEAAPADVMGVIADFARYPDWTGEVKEADILATDGQGRAEQVRLVMDAGAIKDDQTLAYTWISSEEVSWTLVKSQMLRSLDGSYRLRAVGAGTEVTYQLTVDVKIPMLGMIKRKAEKVITDRALAGLKKRVEEGPNEGPGASDTAQERPSGDGGTH
- a CDS encoding ArsA family ATPase, which gives rise to MRTVLVTGPGGAGRSTVAAAIALAAARRSTRTLLLGADRGGSLQDALGRAVPVGPPAEIAPGLLAARLGSDQRFRDDLLALQDRAGTALDMLGASRLDGDELTPLPGAGELALLRALRDAHTHGAELVVVDLPATPTALATLALPEELRRYLRRLLPPERQAARALRPLLGKLAGVPMPADWLYSTAARWDAELAAVETVLADPGTTVRLVAEPGPAGAEAVRTARTGLALYGLRADALIANRVLPGGGPDEEGPWFSRVAAQQEKTLAEWRAGELPLSELRHLGHDPRGADDLAELAAHAGGPGAAPHAAFAVPGAATAGPWRLTDRRAEEDPEGGTLVWHIPLPGATRDDLDLVRRGDELVVTAGPFRRIVALPSVLRRCAVAGAGLREGELLVRFVPDPTLWPREQPT
- a CDS encoding glycosyltransferase family 87 protein, whose amino-acid sequence is MAGRAAGPSVVRTLAVWALTRAVLMLCVLKVLTVPGPDVTSDVSVIYRNWFDILRTGTFPLGDVTWQYPPGAALPILSPGLLPSVGYAEAFFALVLICDALVMAALLYAAHGRGRRSAGVWVWVVGVPLLGPTVYARYDVMVTAVAVAALLAGSRHPRVMGALTAFGAMLKVWPVLLLIGTARREATRRSWGTAVLVALGLLGVFALSMPGSLSFLTFQRERGTEVESLGSLVFHVARRFGWQGTVQFHYGSVEFVGPYVPLVSTLAQLLSVVALGWLVVWRLRARVWTPSTLADAGFTAVLLFTATSRVISPQYMVWLVGCAAVCLLFRSSRMGPPACLILAATAVTLLEFPIWFGHVVGSDDLGITLLFVRNGLLVTAAVIACLRLWRQTVTEPAASEASDAVAPARGAAEGRDDLVET